In Geminocystis sp. NIES-3709, a single genomic region encodes these proteins:
- a CDS encoding ATP-dependent Clp protease ATP-binding subunit, producing MFERFTEKAIKVIMLAQEEARRLGHNFVGTEQILLGLIGEGTGVAAKVLKSMGVNLKDARIEVEKIIGRGSGFVAVEIPFTPRAKRVLELSLEEARQLGHNYIGTEHLLLGLIREGEGVAARVLENLGVDLGKVRTQVIRMLGETETTPVGVGGGSRSNKTPTLDEFGSNLTIFATEGKLDPVVGRQKEIERVIQILGRRTKNNPVLIGEPGVGKTAIAEGLAQRIANKDVPDLLEDKRVVTLDIGLLVAGTKYRGEFEERLKKIMDEIRQAGNVILVIDEVHTLIGAGAAEGAIDAANILKPALARGELQCIGATTLDEYRKHIERDAALARRFQPVMVGEPSVEETIEILFGLRERYEQHHKLKISDEALAAAAKLSDRYISDRYLPDKAIDLVDEAGSRVRLMNSQLPAEAKELDKELRQVLKEKDEAVRSQDFDRAGELRDREMEIKAEIRGLADLKKKNPQVSENPVVSEEEIAHIVASWTGVPVQKLTESEADKLLHMEDTLHQRIIGQEDAVKAISRAIRRARVGLKNPNRPIASFIFSGPTGVGKTELTKALATYFFGSEDAMIRLDMSEYMERHTVSKLIGSPPGYVGYNEGGQLTEAVRRRPYTVVLFDEIEKAHPDVFNLLLQILEDGRLTDSKGRTVDFKNTLLIMTSNIGSKVIEKGGGGLGFELESDQSESQYNRIKSLVNEELKNYFRPEFLNRLDEIIVFRQLNKEEVKQISEILLKEVFARLTEQEIYLQVTEKFKERLIEEGFNPAYGARPLRRAIMRLLEDVLAEEILSKRLLEGDTAIVDIDEEGKVAIKAERQNPLLAKAGV from the coding sequence ATGTTTGAACGCTTCACAGAAAAGGCGATCAAGGTGATCATGTTAGCCCAAGAAGAGGCTCGTCGTCTGGGTCATAACTTCGTGGGTACTGAACAAATCCTCCTTGGTTTGATTGGAGAAGGGACTGGTGTCGCCGCCAAAGTCCTGAAATCAATGGGTGTTAACCTGAAAGACGCTCGGATCGAGGTTGAAAAAATCATCGGTCGTGGTTCTGGCTTTGTAGCGGTAGAAATTCCCTTTACTCCCAGAGCAAAACGAGTATTAGAGTTGTCTTTAGAAGAAGCTCGTCAATTAGGACACAATTACATCGGCACTGAACACTTACTTCTTGGTTTAATTCGTGAAGGGGAAGGTGTTGCGGCGAGAGTTTTAGAAAATCTTGGAGTGGATTTAGGTAAAGTTCGCACTCAGGTTATTCGGATGTTAGGAGAAACTGAAACTACTCCTGTCGGTGTGGGTGGTGGCAGTCGATCGAATAAAACTCCAACTTTAGATGAATTTGGCTCTAATTTAACAATTTTTGCAACGGAAGGTAAATTAGATCCCGTTGTTGGTCGTCAAAAAGAAATTGAGCGTGTTATTCAAATTTTAGGTCGTCGTACCAAAAATAATCCCGTGTTAATCGGTGAACCCGGTGTCGGTAAAACTGCTATTGCTGAAGGATTAGCTCAACGTATTGCCAATAAAGATGTGCCTGATTTGTTAGAAGACAAACGAGTCGTTACCCTTGATATTGGTTTATTGGTGGCAGGTACTAAATATCGTGGGGAATTTGAAGAAAGACTCAAAAAAATCATGGACGAAATTCGTCAAGCGGGGAATGTTATCCTTGTTATTGATGAGGTTCATACTTTAATTGGTGCTGGGGCGGCAGAAGGAGCGATCGATGCAGCAAATATTCTCAAACCTGCTTTAGCAAGGGGTGAACTGCAATGTATCGGAGCGACTACCCTTGATGAATACCGTAAACACATCGAAAGAGACGCTGCTTTAGCGAGACGTTTTCAGCCCGTCATGGTAGGTGAGCCTAGCGTTGAAGAAACTATCGAAATTTTATTTGGATTACGGGAACGTTATGAGCAACATCACAAACTCAAAATCTCTGATGAAGCCTTAGCCGCCGCTGCTAAACTTTCCGATCGTTACATCAGCGATCGATATTTACCTGATAAAGCCATCGACTTAGTTGATGAAGCTGGTTCCAGAGTTCGTTTAATGAATTCTCAATTGCCCGCCGAAGCCAAAGAGTTAGATAAAGAATTGAGACAGGTTTTAAAAGAAAAAGACGAAGCTGTCAGATCTCAGGATTTTGATCGTGCAGGGGAATTACGTGATCGAGAAATGGAAATTAAAGCAGAAATTCGTGGTTTAGCGGATCTCAAGAAGAAAAATCCTCAAGTAAGTGAAAATCCTGTCGTTAGTGAGGAAGAAATTGCTCATATCGTAGCCTCTTGGACTGGTGTCCCCGTACAAAAACTGACCGAATCCGAAGCAGATAAACTCTTACACATGGAAGACACTCTCCATCAGAGAATTATCGGACAGGAAGACGCAGTAAAAGCTATTTCACGGGCTATCAGACGGGCAAGAGTTGGGTTGAAAAATCCTAACCGCCCGATCGCTTCTTTCATCTTCTCAGGACCAACAGGAGTAGGAAAAACCGAACTTACCAAAGCCTTAGCAACTTATTTCTTCGGTTCTGAAGATGCTATGATCCGTTTGGATATGTCGGAATATATGGAACGTCATACTGTATCCAAATTAATAGGTTCACCACCGGGGTATGTAGGTTATAACGAAGGTGGACAGTTAACAGAAGCAGTTCGTCGTCGTCCTTACACCGTAGTTCTCTTTGATGAAATTGAGAAAGCACACCCAGACGTTTTCAATCTCTTATTACAAATTCTGGAAGATGGACGTTTGACGGATTCTAAAGGTCGTACTGTAGATTTCAAGAATACCTTATTGATCATGACTTCTAACATCGGTTCAAAAGTAATCGAAAAAGGAGGCGGTGGTTTAGGTTTTGAACTAGAAAGCGATCAGAGCGAATCTCAATACAATCGTATTAAATCTTTAGTCAATGAGGAATTGAAAAACTACTTCCGTCCTGAGTTTCTTAACCGTCTTGATGAGATTATCGTTTTCCGTCAACTCAATAAAGAGGAAGTCAAGCAAATTTCCGAAATTTTACTCAAAGAAGTATTTGCTCGTTTAACTGAACAAGAAATTTACTTACAAGTAACAGAGAAGTTCAAAGAACGTTTAATCGAGGAAGGATTCAACCCGGCTTATGGTGCTCGTCCTTTACGTCGGGCAATTATGCGACTTTTAGAGGATGTGTTAGCGGAAGAAATTCTATCTAAACGCCTTCTTGAAGGAGATACTGCGATCGTGGACATTGATGAAGAAGGAAAGGTTGCTATCAAAGCAGAAAGACAGAATCCTTTATTAGCCAAAGCTGGTGTTTAA
- a CDS encoding cation:proton antiporter subunit C, whose product MVLEVFVLITIFCGFFGIIFKENLLMKTISMDIMSTGVIAYYVLMASQKGLFTPILSDKNVSYADPVPQAVILTAIVIGFSTLALMLVTVMKLAKNNPTLETKEIEKNNT is encoded by the coding sequence ATGGTATTAGAAGTTTTTGTTTTAATAACGATATTCTGCGGATTTTTCGGGATTATTTTTAAGGAAAATTTGCTGATGAAAACTATATCTATGGATATTATGAGTACTGGTGTTATCGCATATTATGTACTTATGGCATCTCAGAAAGGATTATTTACTCCCATTCTCTCCGATAAAAATGTTAGTTATGCTGATCCCGTACCACAAGCAGTAATTTTAACAGCGATCGTTATTGGCTTTTCTACCCTCGCTTTAATGTTAGTAACGGTGATGAAATTAGCAAAAAATAATCCCACTTTAGAAACAAAAGAAATAGAGAAAAATAACACCTAA
- a CDS encoding cation:proton antiporter, producing the protein MANLTILWIIIPLLLGFLTYLIPKFDKYLALFGVLISIIYSFLITLYDRSLSFKILDNFGVTFTVDNLTIYFILTNAIVSSSVIIYSWQQNKNTFFYGQILFLHSSLNSAFITTDFMSLYVALEVIGMIAFLLIAYPCTDKTLWVGLRYLFISSIVMLFYLMGVILIYKANNSFSFEGLKNSPPEAFVFIFLGLFVKSGVFFSGLWLPLTYAESETSVSALLSGIVTKASVLPLIRCAGISEDIDLFIRIFAIFTAIFGACYALLEKDIKRMLAFSSISQMGFILASPAVGGFYALTHGLAKCSLFLCVGNLPTRNIQELRNEPINTNLWIPIFLASLSVIGFPLFSSFEAKVLTLENLLSWQVIPMNIIGICTAIYFGKLIFLPHHKISDANNNLNLASSVIILIIVLLIFNMIYYESYQLREILKALITIILGWLFYKFIFKELVIKIPVVLEKFDNIVGFMVLVPIILYGIILITNQSLTIY; encoded by the coding sequence ATGGCAAACTTAACTATTCTTTGGATTATTATACCTTTATTATTAGGTTTTTTAACTTATTTAATCCCTAAATTTGATAAATATTTGGCATTATTTGGAGTATTAATTTCCATTATATATAGTTTTTTAATAACTTTATATGATCGATCTTTAAGTTTTAAAATATTGGATAATTTTGGAGTTACTTTTACTGTTGATAATCTTACTATTTATTTTATTTTAACTAATGCGATCGTCAGCAGTTCTGTAATAATTTATTCTTGGCAACAAAATAAAAATACTTTTTTTTATGGACAAATTCTTTTTTTACATAGTAGTTTAAATTCTGCTTTTATAACGACAGATTTTATGAGTCTATATGTCGCATTAGAAGTAATTGGTATGATAGCTTTTCTTTTAATTGCTTATCCTTGCACAGATAAAACTCTTTGGGTAGGATTACGTTATTTATTTATTAGCAGTATTGTAATGTTATTCTATTTAATGGGAGTAATATTGATTTATAAAGCCAATAATTCCTTTAGTTTTGAAGGGTTAAAAAATTCTCCCCCCGAAGCATTTGTTTTTATTTTTTTAGGATTATTCGTCAAAAGTGGTGTTTTCTTTTCTGGATTATGGCTACCTTTAACTTATGCAGAATCAGAAACATCAGTCTCGGCACTATTATCAGGAATTGTCACAAAAGCAAGTGTTTTACCATTAATTAGATGTGCAGGAATTAGTGAAGATATTGACTTATTTATCCGAATTTTTGCCATATTTACAGCTATTTTTGGTGCTTGTTATGCTTTATTAGAAAAAGATATAAAACGAATGTTAGCATTTTCTAGTATTTCTCAAATGGGATTTATTTTAGCTTCTCCTGCCGTTGGTGGATTTTATGCTTTAACTCATGGATTAGCTAAATGTAGCTTATTTTTGTGTGTCGGTAATTTACCCACTAGAAATATACAAGAATTGAGAAATGAACCCATTAATACAAACTTATGGATTCCCATATTTTTAGCTTCTCTGTCAGTTATAGGATTTCCTTTATTTTCTAGTTTTGAAGCTAAGGTATTAACCCTAGAAAATCTCCTTTCTTGGCAAGTGATACCGATGAATATTATTGGTATTTGTACCGCTATTTATTTTGGAAAATTAATATTTTTACCTCATCATAAAATATCTGATGCAAATAATAATCTTAATTTGGCTTCATCTGTGATTATTTTAATTATTGTCCTTCTGATTTTTAATATGATTTACTATGAAAGTTATCAATTAAGAGAAATTTTAAAGGCTTTAATAACAATTATTTTAGGATGGTTATTTTACAAATTTATTTTTAAAGAATTAGTTATAAAAATTCCTGTAGTTTTAGAAAAATTTGATAATATCGTAGGTTTTATGGTATTGGTTCCTATTATTTTATATGGCATTATTCTAATAACTAATCAATCACTAACTATTTATTAA
- a CDS encoding cation:proton antiporter, which yields MILSLLLRLTLWFLLTSDLSLLNIIIGILIAILLPRTDIEKESIEKWLKVLIKLLIVIPQAYIEALEIMIFPHLHEAITLERVKVNRSRNLIFLDIFLITFTPKTIVIKYCEEGWFQIHRILRRNTR from the coding sequence ATGATTTTATCTTTACTATTAAGACTAACTCTTTGGTTTTTATTAACTTCTGATTTAAGTTTATTAAATATTATTATTGGCATTCTGATCGCTATATTATTGCCTCGCACTGATATTGAAAAAGAATCGATCGAAAAATGGCTAAAAGTGTTAATAAAATTATTAATAGTCATACCTCAAGCCTATATTGAAGCCTTAGAAATAATGATTTTTCCCCATCTTCATGAAGCTATCACTCTTGAAAGAGTGAAGGTAAATAGATCAAGAAATTTAATTTTTTTAGACATATTTTTAATTACTTTTACTCCCAAAACTATTGTTATAAAATATTGTGAAGAAGGATGGTTTCAAATTCATAGAATTTTAAGGAGAAACACTCGATGA
- a CDS encoding monovalent cation/H(+) antiporter subunit G: protein MINFLTYFCLILGLIFWVWGTVYLISKRSPLYKLHTLTVSDTLGSIAILVGLLWKIPTESPLLILGIIFLAIWNTMLGYVLAYSSSNRKNVNE from the coding sequence ATGATTAATTTTCTTACTTATTTTTGCCTTATTTTAGGTTTAATTTTTTGGGTTTGGGGTACAGTTTATTTAATAAGTAAACGTTCTCCTCTTTATAAACTTCATACTCTTACCGTATCCGATACTCTCGGTTCGATCGCTATTCTTGTAGGCTTATTGTGGAAAATTCCCACAGAATCACCTTTATTAATTCTAGGTATTATTTTTTTAGCAATATGGAATACCATGTTGGGTTATGTTTTAGCTTATTCCTCTAGTAATCGTAAAAATGTCAATGAATAA
- a CDS encoding DUF4040 domain-containing protein, translated as MNNPDLFIYIITALLPLSAFLLVIQVNPYDALVIRGILGAIAALVYAVLGAGDVALTEALMGTLLAVALYIIAIRSSLVMRLGVLETDLLTLKTEEKDQLFLSLIDNFKSIIAKYYLRLELVSYEDLNNLEKALQEKEVHGICFQRNNENKLYLTQIRIKRLYEIFTRESSNINSNFTYINLLEK; from the coding sequence ATGAATAATCCCGATTTGTTTATCTACATTATTACTGCTTTATTACCTTTATCGGCTTTTTTATTGGTAATTCAGGTTAATCCTTATGATGCTTTAGTTATTCGAGGAATTTTAGGTGCGATCGCCGCTTTAGTGTATGCTGTATTAGGTGCAGGAGATGTGGCTTTAACAGAGGCTTTGATGGGTACATTATTAGCTGTGGCATTATATATTATCGCTATTCGATCGTCTCTAGTGATGCGTTTAGGTGTGTTAGAAACAGATTTATTAACTCTGAAAACTGAAGAAAAAGATCAATTATTTTTATCTTTAATCGATAATTTTAAATCTATTATCGCAAAATATTATTTACGTTTAGAATTAGTAAGTTATGAAGATCTAAATAATTTGGAAAAAGCCTTACAAGAAAAAGAAGTTCATGGTATTTGTTTTCAGAGGAATAATGAGAATAAATTATATTTGACTCAGATAAGAATAAAACGTTTATACGAAATATTTACCCGAGAAAGTTCTAATATAAATTCTAATTTTACTTATATTAATTTACTTGAAAAATAA
- a CDS encoding Na(+)/H(+) antiporter subunit B, protein MKIFYLIAGIALFLKMLIIPNSILELNFSIVETIVKETGVTNSISGILFRNRLYDTIFEVIVFTIATLGIQYLFSDEIPSKKVYQFNDEPSIVLARLGSTITALVAIELAIRGHLSPGGGFAAGVAGGTAIGLIVITSSTELMQNIYQRYNVSKWEKITVIIFIFLASITLFGLELPQGDLGSLVSGGMIPILNILVALKVALGSWAIILLFIRYRGLL, encoded by the coding sequence ATGAAAATTTTTTATTTAATCGCTGGAATTGCACTATTTTTAAAGATGTTAATTATTCCTAATTCCATATTAGAATTAAATTTTTCTATTGTGGAAACCATTGTTAAAGAAACAGGAGTAACTAATTCTATCTCTGGAATACTTTTTCGTAATCGTCTTTATGATACTATTTTTGAAGTGATAGTATTTACGATCGCAACATTAGGAATACAATATCTTTTTAGTGATGAAATTCCCTCTAAAAAAGTATATCAATTTAACGATGAGCCATCGATCGTTTTAGCAAGACTGGGTTCAACTATTACCGCTTTAGTCGCTATTGAGTTAGCCATTCGAGGACATTTATCACCGGGCGGAGGATTTGCCGCAGGAGTCGCAGGAGGTACTGCTATTGGCTTAATAGTAATTACTTCTTCCACTGAATTAATGCAGAATATTTATCAACGTTATAATGTCTCTAAATGGGAAAAAATTACTGTAATTATCTTTATTTTCTTAGCAAGTATTACTTTATTTGGCTTAGAGTTACCCCAAGGAGATTTAGGATCATTAGTTAGTGGGGGTATGATTCCTATATTAAATATATTAGTGGCTTTAAAAGTCGCTTTGGGATCTTGGGCAATAATTTTACTATTTATTCGTTATCGAGGATTATTATAA
- the acsF gene encoding magnesium-protoporphyrin IX monomethyl ester (oxidative) cyclase: protein MVTTVQKPEYEEIRPGIKAPAKETILTPRFYTTDFDAMAKMDIAANEEELQAILAEFKEDYNRHHFVRNADFDQSWDHIDGETRKLFVEFLERSCTAEFSGFLLYKELGRRLKHKSPVLAECFNLMSRDEARHAGFLNKAMSDFNLSLDLGFLTKSRDYTFFQPKFIFYATYLSEKIGYWRYITIYRHLEQNPESRIYPIFKFFENWCQDENRHGDFFDAILKAKPEYLNDWKAKLWCRFFLLSVFATMYLNDLQRSDFYASIGLDARSYDKHVIEKTNHTAGRVFPVIIDVNNPAFYDSLEICVSNCEKLRAIDASNSIAPVKFLRKLPLFLSNASQFIRLYFIKPIDSESLQGNVL, encoded by the coding sequence ATGGTAACAACAGTACAAAAACCTGAGTACGAAGAAATACGTCCAGGTATAAAAGCACCAGCGAAAGAAACAATTCTTACTCCTCGTTTCTATACCACTGATTTTGATGCCATGGCAAAAATGGATATTGCCGCTAATGAGGAGGAATTACAAGCAATTTTAGCGGAATTTAAAGAAGATTATAACCGTCATCACTTTGTCCGTAACGCTGACTTTGATCAATCATGGGATCATATTGATGGAGAAACCCGTAAATTATTTGTGGAATTTCTTGAACGCTCTTGTACTGCGGAGTTTTCTGGTTTCTTACTATACAAAGAATTAGGCAGACGTTTAAAACACAAAAGTCCTGTATTAGCTGAGTGTTTTAACCTCATGTCTCGTGATGAAGCACGTCACGCTGGTTTCCTCAATAAAGCCATGTCTGATTTCAATTTATCTTTAGATTTAGGATTTTTAACCAAAAGTCGTGACTATACTTTCTTTCAACCTAAATTTATTTTTTACGCTACCTATCTATCTGAAAAAATTGGCTATTGGCGCTACATCACAATTTATCGTCACTTAGAGCAAAATCCTGAAAGTCGTATTTATCCTATTTTTAAGTTTTTTGAAAATTGGTGTCAAGATGAAAATCGTCACGGTGACTTTTTCGATGCAATTCTCAAAGCTAAACCCGAATATTTAAACGATTGGAAAGCGAAACTATGGTGTCGTTTCTTCCTTTTATCGGTGTTTGCGACTATGTATCTCAATGATTTACAACGTTCTGACTTTTATGCTTCCATTGGTTTAGATGCCAGAAGTTATGACAAGCACGTTATCGAAAAAACTAATCATACCGCAGGACGAGTTTTCCCCGTTATCATTGACGTTAACAATCCTGCTTTTTATGACAGTTTAGAAATTTGTGTTAGCAACTGTGAAAAATTACGAGCTATTGACGCAAGTAATTCGATTGCTCCTGTTAAATTCCTTCGTAAATTACCCTTATTCTTATCTAACGCTAGTCAATTTATTCGTTTATACTTCATAAAACCTATTGACTCAGAATCTTTACAAGGTAATGTCCTTTAA
- a CDS encoding DUF3110 domain-containing protein yields the protein MRIYILLYNSGTANEGIHTIQIGDEDFVLMFESEDDAIRYSLLLEAQDFPTPSVEAIEQDEVEEFCLSAGYEWKFINEGMLEIPPEKNVPETDWNKDGSYAPPEFSESSEPSEAEMSAFELERIRRQLEGLL from the coding sequence ATGCGGATATACATTTTATTATATAATTCAGGTACGGCTAACGAGGGAATCCATACTATTCAGATAGGCGATGAAGATTTCGTGTTAATGTTTGAATCAGAAGATGATGCTATTCGTTATAGTTTATTACTCGAAGCTCAAGATTTTCCAACCCCTTCGGTGGAAGCTATTGAACAAGATGAAGTAGAAGAATTTTGTTTGTCTGCTGGTTATGAATGGAAATTTATTAATGAGGGAATGTTAGAAATTCCTCCCGAAAAAAATGTTCCTGAAACAGATTGGAATAAAGACGGTAGTTATGCTCCTCCTGAATTTTCTGAATCTTCCGAACCCTCTGAAGCAGAGATGTCGGCTTTTGAATTAGAACGCATCCGCCGTCAGTTAGAGGGATTACTTTAA
- the murQ gene encoding N-acetylmuramic acid 6-phosphate etherase: MNRGHLLTEQINAASVNLDQLSALEIVDLFNQEDLKTIEAIANAREELAQTIEITAQSLNKGGRLFYIGAGTSGRLGVLDAAECPPTFCTDPSMVQGILAGGEGALVKSSEALEDRSQDGVQAMIDRDINSLDVVIGITAGGTTPYVHGALQEAKKRGATAIAMSCVPKDQVPIDADIDIRLLTGAEILAGSTRLKAGTVTKMALNIISTGVMVKLGKVYGNRMIDVSVTNSKLEDRALRIISDLTDLSREDSIELLKASGSKVKLALLMHWSKKTRSEAEILLKENEGNLRQSLLNN; the protein is encoded by the coding sequence ATGAATCGTGGTCATTTATTAACAGAACAGATTAACGCCGCTAGTGTTAATTTAGATCAACTTTCGGCTTTGGAAATCGTTGATTTGTTTAATCAAGAAGATCTCAAAACCATTGAAGCGATCGCCAATGCTAGAGAAGAATTAGCCCAAACCATTGAAATTACGGCTCAATCTTTGAATAAGGGTGGACGTTTATTTTACATTGGAGCAGGTACTAGCGGACGTTTAGGAGTACTTGATGCGGCAGAATGTCCCCCCACCTTCTGTACTGATCCTTCTATGGTACAAGGTATTTTAGCTGGGGGAGAAGGGGCGTTAGTAAAAAGTTCTGAAGCCTTAGAAGATCGATCGCAGGATGGTGTTCAAGCTATGATCGATCGAGATATTAACAGTTTAGATGTGGTAATTGGAATTACAGCAGGGGGGACAACTCCTTATGTTCATGGTGCTTTACAGGAAGCAAAAAAAAGAGGAGCAACGGCGATCGCCATGAGTTGTGTACCTAAAGATCAAGTACCCATAGATGCAGATATTGATATTAGACTATTAACAGGAGCAGAAATTTTAGCAGGATCAACTCGTTTGAAAGCAGGTACAGTTACAAAAATGGCGTTGAACATTATTTCCACAGGAGTAATGGTAAAACTAGGAAAAGTATATGGTAATCGTATGATTGATGTATCTGTTACGAATAGTAAACTAGAGGATCGAGCTTTAAGAATTATTAGTGATTTAACGGATTTAAGTAGAGAGGACTCGATCGAACTTTTAAAAGCTAGTGGATCTAAGGTAAAATTAGCATTGTTGATGCACTGGAGTAAGAAAACAAGAAGCGAGGCAGAAATTTTGTTAAAAGAAAATGAAGGTAACTTGCGTCAAAGTCTTTTAAATAACTAG